The following proteins come from a genomic window of Lolium rigidum isolate FL_2022 chromosome 5, APGP_CSIRO_Lrig_0.1, whole genome shotgun sequence:
- the LOC124654192 gene encoding uncharacterized protein LOC124654192 isoform X1: MVLRRAAVESPKKVAALVDLVNLPTALREFAGGRSQMSHLSFFLGVWSHIKNNNLQGPTNRNIVNCGKKLKTVNCFIDWTSNIKNQALFFFHIAGCGDTIGPDK; encoded by the exons ATGGTGCTGCGACGGGCGGCCGTAGAATCCCCGAAGAAGGTGGCGGCTCTGGTCGACCTGGTGAATCTGCCAACGGCGCTGCGTGAGTTCGCAGGGGGCCGGTCCCAGATGTCccacctctccttcttcctcggcGTCTGGTCACACATCAAGAACAACAACCTCCAG GGCCCAACAAATAGGAATATTGTAAACTGTGGCAAGAAGCTGAAAACTGTAAACTGTTTCATTGACTGGACATCTAACATAAAGAACCAGGCATTGTTCTTTTTCCACATAGCTGGATGTGGTGATACAATTG GACCCGACAAATAG
- the LOC124654192 gene encoding uncharacterized protein LOC124654192 isoform X2, with product MVLRRAAVESPKKVAALVDLVNLPTALREFAGGRSQMSHLSFFLGVWSHIKNNNLQDPTNRNIVNCDEKLKTVLLGRSKVELSELPVLVKLHFPKVFKS from the exons ATGGTGCTGCGACGGGCGGCCGTAGAATCCCCGAAGAAGGTGGCGGCTCTGGTCGACCTGGTGAATCTGCCAACGGCGCTGCGTGAGTTCGCAGGGGGCCGGTCCCAGATGTCccacctctccttcttcctcggcGTCTGGTCACACATCAAGAACAACAACCTCCAG GACCCGACAAATAGGAATATTGTAAACTGTGACGAGAAGCTGAAAACTGTACTATTGGGCAGGTCCAAGGTGGAGCTCTCTGAACTGCCAGTGCTTGTCAAGCTACATTTCCCAAAAGTTTTCAAGTCATAA